In Weissella tructae, the DNA window TGATGGATAAGGGGGTTAAAATGATTGGATATGTTCATTATGTACAGCATATGGTGCACACATGTTGATGAAGATACCTATCAACGTTCCTTTTTGATATAATAGAGTTAATTTAAAAACATGACTGCTCATGGAGTAGGTGAGAAAGTAGGTCACAAGATGGATAATCGTGCGATTGGTTATTTTGATTCTGGAGTAGGTGGTTTAACGGTTGTTAAACAGGCTCTACATCAATTACCAAATGAACAAATTAAATATGTTGGTGACACGGCACGTATGCCTTATGGCCCACGTACTTCTGAGGAACTAAAACAATTTGCGATGGAATCCGCTGATTTTCTAGTCGGTGAAGATATTAAATTGTTGGTGATTGCTTGTAATACAGCAACTGCGCAAGCACTACCCATGTTACAAGAAAAATTGGATATCCCCGTTGTGGGTGTTATTCACCCCGGTATTCAAGCTGCTTTGGAAGCAACGGCGGATAACAAGATTGGTGTAATTGCGACTGAAGGAACAGTGAATTCTAATGCGTACTATAACGGACTATTAGCAATACAACCACATGTGACCGTTGCGCAATTGGCGACACCAGAATTGGTTCAAATTGCGGAACATAAAGACTTAAACGCAGTAGAGACACATAATCAAATCAAGGAAGTTGTCGCACCACTTGTGAATTCTGGGATTGATACCCTGGTAATGGGATGTACACATTTCCCATTAATGGCAGATAGTTTACAACGTATTTTTGGAGATGATGTGACCCTTGTGGATGCTGGTGCTGAAGCGGTTAATACAGTGGAAAAAATTCTTGATGCGAAGTCAGCCAGACACGAAATTATTCCAATGGTTGATCATACAGAAGACGAATACTTTACGACAGGTGATGTCACATCGTTTGCAGAAATGGGAACGAAATGGTTGGGTCTACCAATTAACGTGTCACAATTAATGATTAATGCAGATGGATTGGAAAAGGTGAACATTCATGAATAAAATGATCTTAGCAACGAGCAATGCTGGTAAGTTAAAAGAATTCCAAGCATTCTTAGAACCACAAGGAATCACGGTTCTGGGATTAGCTGATTTTGAAGATGTTCCTGAAATCATTGAAGATGGGACAACCTTTGAAGAGAATGCGGCGATTAAAGCCAAAGTCATTTCTGAACATTTCCAATTACCTGTAGTGGCCGAAGATTCTGGTTTAATGATTGATGCGTTGGATGGTGAACCAGGTGTTTACTCAGCACGTTATGCTGGTGATCATGATGATGCAGCTAATATCCGT includes these proteins:
- a CDS encoding XTP/dITP diphosphatase codes for the protein MNKMILATSNAGKLKEFQAFLEPQGITVLGLADFEDVPEIIEDGTTFEENAAIKAKVISEHFQLPVVAEDSGLMIDALDGEPGVYSARYAGDHDDAANIRKVLDKLSGVATEDRTAAFHTVIVAMLPNGERLVAKGQVDGIILTEERGADGFGYDPIFLYAPTNQSFAEMTMADKNKVSHRGRALHDFLEKLPTWWED
- the murI gene encoding glutamate racemase — translated: MDNRAIGYFDSGVGGLTVVKQALHQLPNEQIKYVGDTARMPYGPRTSEELKQFAMESADFLVGEDIKLLVIACNTATAQALPMLQEKLDIPVVGVIHPGIQAALEATADNKIGVIATEGTVNSNAYYNGLLAIQPHVTVAQLATPELVQIAEHKDLNAVETHNQIKEVVAPLVNSGIDTLVMGCTHFPLMADSLQRIFGDDVTLVDAGAEAVNTVEKILDAKSARHEIIPMVDHTEDEYFTTGDVTSFAEMGTKWLGLPINVSQLMINADGLEKVNIHE